DNA sequence from the Malus domestica chromosome 06, GDT2T_hap1 genome:
TACGTCGACACTCTCCTCCAATGGAACCAGGTAATTTTCTCTCTCCCTGCGCTTATCCTCTGTTTGGTTGCAGAGAAAATGGTGGGGAAATCAAAACAAGTTACCAATTGATGAAATTTGTTTAACtttcagaaaatgaatttgacaGCTGTTAAGGAGGCGGATGAGGTAATGGAGAGGCACATTGAGGACTCGCTCGCAATCATACCCCCTATCAGAAACTCATATTTCTCTCACTGTAAAGTTTCGTCCGAAAGTCTCAGCCTTGTCGATGTGGGGAGCGGTGCAGGTCTTCCGGGGTTGATCTTAGCCATTGCTTGCCCAGGTCTGTAACTGTCTTTTCAAAGTTCGGATTTTGGAAGTTTTCGGAAATTTgtgttttttcatattttggtGGGTACTGGGTAGGTTGGGAAGTGACCCTCATGGAGTCTATGAACAAGCGATGCGTTTTCTTGGAGCATGTTGTCAGTCACATTGGTTTGTCGAATGTTCAAGTTATAAGAGGAAGAGCAGAGGTATTTTTTCGTGTTTTTCTCAGATATAATTTGGTTTCTATAGATGTCAAATTAAGGATATGAACTTTTTTTATAGGACAGAATTTGGGGCAGGCTCTTTGTTTCAGGGAAAAATTTGATGTAGCGGTAGCCAGAGCAGTTGCAGAAATGAGAGTTTTAGGTAGGAAAGAAAATTCCTGTCTTGATTTCTTATGTGTATTTTCAAGAGTTTCATTGCTATGTGTGAGTTGCTTGATTCTTGTTACTTTGGTGGTCAGCTGAATACTGTCTTCCTCTGGTTTGCGTTGGTGGTTTGTTTGTTGCTGCAAAGGGTCACGATCCTCAGGTATGTAATCGAAAAGCCTTATCATATTAACCATTTCTTTCTGAAATTGTATCCAAAATGCCACAAAAACCGTACTGATCCATTGATACTGATAGAACCATGCTatataaactctttaacaatcTTGGATTGTGCATATTCTATCTAGGGAGCTTTTATGCCTTTAATAACTTCAGCAGCACAACGAATTGCCCATTTTTTCTATCGTGCAATTAAACTATTAGATATGAAATATTAAGTACTCTGCATATTTGGCACATTTGAACAGGAGGAAGTTAGGAATGCAGAAAAAGCAATTCAGATTTTGGGTGCTTCCGTATTGCAACAATGCACAGGCATGTCATATCTGTATTTGAAAACTTGACAAACCTATCATGCATATATGGTaaagaagggagggagggggagagaaagagagatagcTAAACATGTTTACTGATGTAACCTCTATTTGTATCCAGTGGAATCGCACAGCCCGTATGGACAAAGAACTGCCATCGTGTGTTTGAAAACTAGTCCTACGCCAAGGAAGTATCCTCGCGATCCAGGTACTCCAGAGAAAATACCTCTGTAAAATAATTCAGATGTCCCCATTTCAAATGTTATATATAGTTGGATTGGCGTTCCTTCCCCATTCATCAGATATTTATGTAACCCATTCTGCTTTGGAAATGAAATGCTATATTTTGCAAGTTTCTGTCATTGTTTCTGGCTGAGATTGGTGTAGGTGTTTCTCCAAATAATTTCGTGTCGGTTAAACCAAGAGAACTTTCCTCAGTTCCATTCTGAGTCTTTTACAAAGCTAACACTCACACAGGTTTCTATTTCAGTGAAAAATTTCTAGGAAAAACAGAAGGAGGTTGAACTGATCTCCATAGtaagtagaaagaaaaattgaactTGAGCTAGAGAATGAGAACTGATCTGATGAAAAGTTGGAAGTGAACACATATTAGGATAATCTCATAAGGAGATTTCAGTATGAATTTTTCAGTGCCATACTAATTGTTGCCTTTAAACCATTAAACTACTGCTAGCTGAGTCATTAGACACCTCATTTGGTGGTAAACTAACCTACACATTGGTTGAATTGCACCCGAGGTTTCTCTACCGACCACTCACATCCTGCAGACCTCATTGCACCCCCAACATTTTTTAGTTCAATCTGTACTTCATGGGGCCTCTCTCTTAAGTACATTGGACGTCTATGTCaattgtaaatttgtaatgGTCCAGAGACGTACTTTAGTGTTATGCTCCACCTTTGGCCAGCACCATCCACCCCCTTTTGAACTGAAAGTTTGGGCATTAGCGTCACTTTTTTGTAGCACAACTTAAGGGAAATTAGATAAAGTTGGGCGCTTGAAATCTTGGCTAAGCATGCACGTAATCAAGATTAAACTTAGGTTTTACCTTGTAAGGCCTTGTTTGACGTAAGCAACCCGTTTTGCTTCGCCTGTACAGCAGACACCTGTACACAAAATTATCCAAATTAGATCAT
Encoded proteins:
- the LOC103437755 gene encoding uncharacterized protein; the protein is MLVSRCAVPFSLGTFFKHLPASNPTTLCPYRFRSKTLSTTAIRSFSYFETLDSRQKEQVHLYVDTLLQWNQKMNLTAVKEADEVMERHIEDSLAIIPPIRNSYFSHCKVSSESLSLVDVGSGAGLPGLILAIACPGWEVTLMESMNKRCVFLEHVVSHIGLSNVQVIRGRAENLGQALCFREKFDVAVARAVAEMRVLAEYCLPLVCVGGLFVAAKGHDPQEEVRNAEKAIQILGASVLQQCTVESHSPYGQRTAIVCLKTSPTPRKYPRDPGTPEKIPL